Proteins from a genomic interval of Candidatus Poribacteria bacterium:
- a CDS encoding HNH endonuclease family protein has protein sequence MHKTYLTSKSAEISLKRLQDQFSKIYRDYEKIEESGKIRGEFGKTAEDLILQYHFIAFGDWKSKDYQDPVQMINQQINNLIKERKIKDAAKFINTYSLELKESFETMNTLLLSSDSYLLDIFALSRQATFYPLLIKTYKLDKSNAKHNFKQIAQLIEIICFRLSISGYRADKGRETVYGLAKDFKWDFPQLIRKLRHFIQSNCGDLAFRRALQSPSFYSDVNLNDQRYLFWKYENYLREIGGYPEMSYDEFTNAKPRSKFSMEHIIPQNPNESNVVVDDSILSTTDFKSQEFKENYLQSIGNLTIDPLSANASKSNQAFEYKNQKYFRRAPLMAQNELIDFLNDKTGQWDKVSISNRAQAIRLFASERWNPRKLGQKSSEIDEAIRSQISIEKEMEDIWEDIWEEDQLSTEEPAQ, from the coding sequence ATGCACAAAACCTATCTTACATCGAAAAGTGCCGAAATTAGCTTAAAGAGGCTTCAAGATCAGTTCAGTAAAATTTACCGAGATTATGAGAAAATTGAAGAGTCAGGGAAAATTAGAGGTGAATTTGGTAAAACTGCTGAAGATTTGATTCTGCAGTACCACTTTATTGCTTTTGGAGACTGGAAGAGTAAGGATTACCAAGATCCCGTTCAGATGATTAATCAGCAGATAAATAACCTAATTAAGGAACGAAAGATAAAAGATGCAGCGAAATTCATCAACACGTACAGTTTGGAATTAAAGGAGAGTTTTGAAACTATGAATACGTTGCTTCTAAGTAGTGATTCTTACCTTCTTGACATATTTGCTCTCAGCCGCCAAGCGACATTTTACCCTCTGCTTATCAAAACCTATAAATTGGACAAATCGAATGCCAAGCATAATTTCAAACAGATTGCACAGTTAATAGAAATTATTTGTTTCCGCCTCAGTATTAGCGGATACAGGGCAGACAAAGGTCGTGAGACCGTCTACGGACTAGCGAAAGATTTTAAGTGGGATTTCCCGCAACTTATAAGGAAACTTCGACATTTTATTCAATCGAACTGCGGCGATCTTGCTTTCAGACGCGCTCTTCAATCGCCTTCCTTTTATTCTGATGTAAATCTAAATGATCAGCGATATCTCTTTTGGAAATACGAGAATTATCTCAGAGAAATAGGTGGCTATCCTGAAATGTCCTATGACGAATTTACCAATGCCAAGCCACGGTCAAAATTCTCAATGGAACACATCATCCCACAAAACCCCAATGAGAGTAACGTTGTTGTAGATGATTCAATCCTATCAACCACCGATTTTAAATCTCAAGAATTCAAAGAGAACTATCTCCAAAGTATTGGGAATTTGACAATTGACCCACTCTCAGCGAATGCCAGCAAATCGAATCAAGCCTTTGAATACAAAAATCAAAAGTATTTTCGCAGGGCACCGCTCATGGCGCAAAACGAATTGATCGATTTCCTGAATGATAAAACAGGACAATGGGATAAAGTTTCTATTTCAAATAGAGCGCAGGCGATTCGTTTGTTTGCTTCGGAACGTTGGAATCCTCGGAAACTGGGGCAGAAATCCTCGGAAATTGACGAGGCGATCCGTTCCCAAATATCTATAGAAAAAGAGATGGAAGATATATGGGAAGATATATGGGAAGAGGATCAGTTATCTACAGAGGAACCTGCCCAATAG
- a CDS encoding DUF2961 domain-containing protein — translation MTYVDGLLSSLTRVKKARSLRASSWDTTGRNNDAWNIEPGETRVIADIQGPGCINHIWMTQPNGYRNVLIRMFWDDEEHPSVLCPLGDFFGLGNEIVNSYDSIPFSASTHQNNTFNTGCALNCYLQMPFNRSARIELVNEGDTTHRQYFYIDYELYPEPHGDDVAYFHAQFHRENPCDGWGHEITVNTPEANIINAERLAWDNNYLILSAEGRGHYIGCNLSVTNFQGTWWGEGDDMIWVDGYKWPPDLHGTGSEDYLNQAWGMQQNAYAHNGSAIHENNTDGYQTSYVYHIENPIRFEKEIRVTIEHGHGNHLSNETSSVAYWYQIEPHAPFGILPVAQRKPVLKDESGAWQIEASAQTSSVEIVLNDEMKQMKQKWSRL, via the coding sequence ATGACTTATGTTGACGGATTATTGTCATCGTTGACGCGTGTCAAGAAAGCACGCTCATTACGCGCCTCCTCGTGGGACACGACAGGCAGAAATAACGATGCATGGAATATCGAACCCGGTGAAACTCGTGTTATTGCGGACATTCAAGGACCCGGATGTATCAACCATATCTGGATGACGCAGCCAAACGGTTACCGAAACGTCCTGATTCGGATGTTCTGGGACGATGAGGAACATCCGAGTGTTCTATGTCCATTAGGCGACTTTTTCGGACTCGGCAACGAAATCGTTAATTCGTATGACTCCATCCCCTTCTCTGCCTCCACACACCAAAACAACACATTCAATACAGGTTGCGCGCTTAATTGCTACTTGCAGATGCCCTTTAATCGCAGTGCAAGGATAGAACTCGTCAACGAGGGCGATACAACCCACCGTCAATACTTCTACATCGATTATGAACTGTATCCCGAACCGCACGGTGACGATGTCGCCTATTTCCATGCCCAATTCCACCGTGAAAACCCTTGTGACGGATGGGGACATGAAATTACTGTGAATACCCCGGAAGCCAATATTATCAATGCCGAACGACTCGCGTGGGATAACAATTACCTTATCCTGTCCGCCGAAGGTAGAGGGCACTATATCGGTTGTAATCTGTCAGTGACCAACTTTCAAGGCACATGGTGGGGTGAAGGTGATGATATGATCTGGGTCGATGGTTACAAATGGCCCCCCGATTTGCACGGCACAGGTTCAGAGGACTACCTTAACCAAGCGTGGGGGATGCAACAAAACGCTTATGCACACAACGGATCTGCTATTCACGAAAACAACACTGATGGCTACCAGACCTCTTATGTTTATCACATCGAAAACCCTATCCGCTTCGAGAAGGAGATTCGGGTTACGATAGAGCACGGACACGGCAATCACCTCAGTAATGAAACGTCTTCCGTCGCATACTGGTACCAAATTGAGCCGCACGCCCCGTTTGGCATTTTGCCTGTCGCTCAACGCAAACCGGTACTGAAGGATGAATCCGGTGCCTGGCAGATTGAGGCTTCTGCGCAAACGTCCTCAGTGGAAATCGTGCTCAACGATGAGATGAAGCAGATGAAACAGAAATGGAGCCGGTTGTAA